The proteins below come from a single Limnobaculum xujianqingii genomic window:
- the hflC gene encoding protease modulator HflC — MRKLLIPIIVIVVVGIFTSLFVVEEGSRGIVLRFGKVLRDSQDNPKVYQPGLHFKMPLIDSVKLLDARIQTMNNQADRFVTKETKDLIVDSYVKWKIIDFSRYYLATGDGNRANAERILNSKLSDRLRSEIGQRDIKDLVTDSRGQLMQDVRNALNNGYEDKPSEVPAAAAAAPAATDSTAPADTLPADNKLPLVNANSMAELGIQVIDVRIKQINLPTEVSDAIYQRMRAEREAVARRHRSQGQEEAEKIRALADYRVTKTIAEAEREARMTRGSGDATAAKLFADAFSQNPDFYAFIRSLRAYETSFNSGSDVMVLRPDSEFFRYMKSPSVGLKQ; from the coding sequence ATGCGTAAATTACTTATTCCTATTATTGTTATTGTTGTAGTCGGTATCTTCACTTCCCTGTTTGTCGTGGAAGAAGGGAGCCGCGGTATTGTTCTGCGCTTCGGTAAAGTGTTACGTGATTCTCAGGATAATCCAAAGGTTTACCAACCGGGTCTGCATTTTAAAATGCCCCTGATCGATTCGGTAAAACTGTTAGATGCACGTATTCAAACTATGAACAACCAGGCTGACCGCTTTGTAACCAAAGAGACCAAAGACCTGATTGTTGACTCATACGTTAAGTGGAAGATTATTGATTTTAGCCGCTACTATCTGGCAACCGGTGACGGTAACCGCGCCAATGCAGAACGTATTCTGAACAGTAAGCTGAGTGACCGTTTACGTTCTGAGATTGGTCAGCGCGATATTAAAGATCTGGTAACTGACTCCCGTGGTCAATTAATGCAGGACGTTCGTAATGCATTAAACAACGGGTATGAAGATAAGCCATCTGAAGTGCCGGCAGCAGCTGCCGCCGCGCCTGCTGCGACGGATAGTACTGCTCCGGCAGATACACTGCCAGCGGACAATAAGCTACCTTTAGTTAACGCTAACAGTATGGCTGAACTGGGTATTCAGGTTATCGACGTGCGGATTAAACAAATCAACCTGCCAACAGAAGTGTCGGACGCGATTTATCAGCGTATGCGTGCAGAGCGTGAAGCTGTTGCCCGTCGTCACCGTTCACAAGGTCAGGAAGAAGCTGAAAAGATCCGCGCACTGGCTGACTATCGTGTAACCAAGACTATTGCGGAAGCAGAGCGTGAAGCACGTATGACTCGTGGTTCTGGTGATGCTACAGCAGCTAAACTGTTTGCTGATGCCTTTAGTCAAAATCCTGACTTCTATGCTTTCATTCGTAGTTTACGTGCGTATGAGACCAGCTTTAATAGCGGAAGTGATGTGATGGTACTTCGTCCGGATAGTGAGTTCTTCCGGTATATGAAGTCGCCGTCGGTTGGATTAAAGCAGTAA
- the hflX gene encoding ribosome rescue GTPase HflX, with product MFDRYDAGEQAVLVHVYFSQEKDTEDLSEFESLVSSAGVEALQVVTGSRKAPHAKYFVGEGKAQEIADAVQATGASVVLFNHSLSPAQERNLERLCECRVIDRTGLILDIFAQRARTHEGKLQVELAQLRHLATRLVRGWTHLERQKGGIGLRGPGETQLETDRRLLRDRIRQILARLEKVEKQREQGRRARMRADIPTVSLVGYTNAGKSTLFNRITTAGVYAADQLFATLDPTLRRIEVEDVGATVLADTVGFIRHLPHDLVAAFKATLQETRQASLLLHVIDAADGRVDENIEAVNEVLTEIEAHEIPVLLVMNKIDMLEDFAPRIDRDENNLPVRVWLSAESGDGIELLFRALTERLSGEIAQYELKLPVEQGRLRSRFYQLQAIIKEWIEEDGSIGLVIRMPIVDWRRLCKQEQALENFIVE from the coding sequence TTGTTTGACCGATATGATGCTGGTGAGCAGGCGGTACTGGTGCATGTTTATTTCTCCCAGGAAAAAGATACGGAAGATCTCAGTGAGTTTGAATCTCTGGTTTCTTCTGCGGGAGTGGAGGCGTTGCAGGTCGTTACTGGTAGCCGTAAAGCCCCACATGCCAAATACTTTGTAGGCGAAGGTAAAGCTCAGGAAATTGCTGATGCTGTACAGGCTACAGGTGCTTCGGTAGTGTTGTTTAACCACTCCCTTTCGCCCGCTCAGGAACGTAACCTTGAGCGGCTTTGTGAGTGTCGGGTAATTGACCGTACCGGGTTGATTCTCGATATTTTTGCCCAACGGGCAAGAACTCACGAAGGTAAGTTGCAGGTTGAGTTGGCTCAGTTGCGCCATCTGGCAACCCGCTTAGTTCGTGGCTGGACTCACCTTGAACGTCAGAAAGGTGGGATAGGTTTACGCGGCCCGGGGGAAACGCAGTTAGAAACTGACCGTCGTTTGCTTCGGGACCGGATACGCCAGATCCTTGCCCGACTTGAAAAAGTTGAAAAGCAGCGTGAGCAAGGAAGGCGAGCTCGCATGCGAGCCGATATTCCAACCGTATCGCTGGTGGGCTATACCAACGCAGGGAAATCTACCCTTTTCAATCGTATTACGACTGCCGGTGTTTATGCAGCCGATCAGCTATTTGCGACACTGGATCCAACCTTACGCCGTATTGAGGTGGAAGATGTGGGAGCAACTGTTTTAGCTGATACCGTTGGTTTTATTCGCCATTTGCCCCACGATTTAGTGGCAGCGTTTAAAGCAACTCTGCAGGAAACACGTCAGGCATCTTTATTGTTGCATGTGATTGATGCAGCAGATGGTCGGGTCGATGAGAATATTGAAGCGGTCAATGAAGTTTTAACTGAAATTGAAGCCCATGAAATACCAGTTCTGCTGGTAATGAATAAGATTGATATGTTGGAGGATTTTGCGCCGCGTATTGATCGAGATGAAAACAATTTACCCGTCAGGGTTTGGCTTTCAGCCGAGTCTGGTGATGGTATTGAATTATTGTTCCGTGCATTGACGGAACGTCTTTCCGGTGAGATTGCGCAATACGAACTGAAATTGCCTGTAGAACAGGGTCGGTTACGCAGTCGTTTTTATCAGCTTCAGGCCATTATTAAAGAGTGGATTGAAGAGGATGGAAGCATCGGTTTGGTTATTAGGATGCCAATCGTTGACTGGCGTCGCCTCTGTAAACAAGAGCAGGCTCTGGAAAACTTCATTGTTGAATGA
- the hflK gene encoding FtsH protease activity modulator HflK, with translation MAWNQPGNNGQDRDPWGSGNNNNPGGNNSGGPNKGRGQQSLNLDNIFSKLGGLLGKSGSGGGNSSNSGLPVMGGRLFSILAVVVVVIWAASGFYTIKEGELGVITRFGQVQPAMVGPGLNWKPTFIDSVKPVNTKAVRGLAASGIMLTSDENVVRAEMNVQYQVSDPIKYLYRVTNADDSLSQATDSALRSVIGKYTMDRILTQGRTIVRDDTKQELEKTIQIYDMGLKVLDVNFQAARPPEEVKAAFDDVINAREDEQRYIREAEAYANAAQPIANGKAQRLIEDAKAYEARTVLEAEGEVSRFAKLLPEYKAAPDITRERLYIETMEKVLGKTNKVLVDDKSNNLMVLPLDQLMRGKGGAAVQQPVAPQASTETPTEAPQAATATNSKPETTRRSTASQSTNKVTQERNDAYNERLNSFGLGRG, from the coding sequence ATGGCGTGGAATCAGCCCGGTAATAATGGCCAGGACCGCGATCCGTGGGGGAGTGGTAACAATAACAACCCCGGGGGGAATAACAGCGGTGGACCGAATAAAGGTCGTGGCCAGCAGTCGCTGAATCTGGACAATATTTTTAGTAAGTTAGGTGGGTTATTGGGTAAATCCGGTAGCGGTGGTGGTAACAGCAGCAATTCTGGCCTACCTGTTATGGGTGGTCGCTTGTTCAGCATTCTTGCTGTTGTTGTGGTTGTTATCTGGGCTGCCAGTGGTTTCTATACCATCAAAGAAGGTGAATTAGGTGTAATTACCCGTTTTGGTCAGGTACAACCAGCGATGGTTGGCCCGGGTCTGAACTGGAAACCAACGTTTATCGACTCAGTTAAACCTGTTAACACCAAAGCGGTTCGTGGATTGGCAGCATCAGGCATTATGCTGACTTCTGACGAAAACGTGGTACGTGCAGAGATGAACGTACAGTATCAGGTTTCCGATCCGATTAAATATCTGTACCGCGTGACCAATGCTGATGATAGCTTGAGTCAGGCGACCGACAGCGCATTACGCTCTGTTATTGGTAAGTACACCATGGACCGTATCCTGACTCAGGGTCGTACCATTGTTCGTGATGACACCAAACAAGAGCTGGAAAAGACCATTCAGATTTATGATATGGGTCTGAAAGTGCTGGACGTTAACTTCCAGGCAGCTCGCCCGCCGGAAGAAGTAAAAGCCGCGTTCGATGACGTGATTAACGCGCGGGAAGATGAACAGCGTTATATCCGTGAAGCAGAAGCTTATGCTAACGCCGCACAGCCAATCGCCAATGGTAAAGCTCAACGTCTGATTGAAGATGCTAAAGCTTATGAGGCCCGTACCGTTCTGGAAGCAGAAGGTGAAGTCTCTCGTTTCGCCAAGCTATTGCCTGAGTATAAGGCAGCTCCGGATATCACTCGTGAGCGTCTGTATATTGAAACCATGGAAAAAGTATTGGGTAAAACCAACAAAGTATTGGTGGATGATAAGAGTAATAACCTGATGGTTCTACCGCTGGACCAACTGATGCGTGGTAAAGGTGGCGCAGCAGTACAACAACCTGTAGCTCCACAGGCAAGTACTGAAACGCCAACTGAAGCACCTCAGGCAGCAACAGCAACCAACAGTAAGCCAGAAACGACCAGACGTTCAACGGCATCACAGAGCACCAATAAAGTTACGCAAGAGCGTAACGATGCTTACAACGAGCGTCTTAATTCATTTGGCTTAGGAAGAGGATAA
- the miaA gene encoding tRNA (adenosine(37)-N6)-dimethylallyltransferase MiaA, producing the protein MNSLPAAIFLMGPTASGKTALAAELYKHLPVEVVSVDSALIYRGMDIGTAKPTQQELDETPHRLIDIRDLSEAYSAADFRADALTEMADIVNRGRIPLLAGGTMLYFKALLEGLSPLPSADPEVRERIESEAMQLGWASLHQRLQQIDPIAAARIHQNDPQRLSRALEVFYISGKTLTELIQIAGETLPYRVHQFAIAPSSRELLHQRIEVRFHQMIAAGFENEVRQLMSRGDLHTDLPSMRCVGYRQMWMYLNGEIDHDDMVYRGICATRQLSKRQMTWLRGWENVDWLDSEQLKNAMERVTRAISV; encoded by the coding sequence ATGAATTCCTTACCTGCTGCTATCTTTCTTATGGGACCAACGGCTTCGGGGAAAACGGCTTTGGCGGCAGAGCTTTACAAACATTTACCTGTTGAAGTAGTGAGTGTTGACTCCGCTTTGATATATCGTGGTATGGATATTGGTACAGCCAAGCCAACCCAACAGGAACTGGATGAGACACCACATCGGCTGATTGATATTCGCGATCTGTCAGAAGCTTATTCCGCAGCAGATTTTCGTGCGGATGCACTAACAGAAATGGCTGATATTGTTAATCGTGGACGGATTCCCCTGTTAGCGGGTGGAACCATGCTGTATTTTAAGGCACTGTTGGAAGGATTATCGCCTTTACCTTCAGCGGATCCTGAAGTACGTGAACGAATAGAAAGTGAAGCAATGCAGCTGGGGTGGGCGAGTTTGCACCAACGCTTACAACAGATTGATCCGATAGCGGCAGCCAGAATTCATCAAAATGACCCGCAACGATTAAGCAGAGCACTGGAAGTTTTTTACATTTCAGGTAAAACTTTAACAGAGTTGATACAAATTGCTGGTGAAACGTTACCATATCGTGTACACCAATTTGCTATAGCGCCATCTTCCCGTGAATTGTTACATCAGCGAATTGAAGTACGTTTTCATCAGATGATTGCTGCAGGTTTTGAAAATGAAGTTCGACAATTGATGTCTCGTGGCGACTTACATACTGACCTTCCCTCTATGCGCTGCGTGGGTTACAGGCAGATGTGGATGTACCTGAATGGAGAGATAGACCACGACGACATGGTTTATCGGGGAATTTGTGCAACGCGGCAGCTTTCTAAACGGCAAATGACATGGTTGCGCGGTTGGGAAAACGTCGATTGGTTAGATAGTGAACAACTGAAAAATGCCATGGAAAGAGTTACACGTGCTATTAGTGTATAG
- the mutL gene encoding DNA mismatch repair endonuclease MutL yields MPIQVLPPQLANQIAAGEVVERPASVVKELVENSLDAGATRIDIDIEKGGAKLIRIRDNGCGINKDELALALARHATSKIATLDDLEAIISLGFRGEALASISSVSRLTLTSRTVEQNEAWQAYAEGRDMDVTLKPAAHPVGTTLEVLDLFYNTPARRKFLRTEKTEFTHIDEVIRRIALARFDVSINLQHNGKMIRQYRAIKENEPRERRLGSICGTQFLQHALAISWQHGDLKIDGWVVDPVGARALTDMQYCYVNGRMMRDRLLNHAIRQAYQTQLAEDQSPAYVLYLEVDPHQVDVNVHPAKHEVRFHQSRLVHDFIYQAVVTVLQQSGAPALPLSDNSADEINWQPENRSSAGENRFNRPADSNTSQNETKRPATDKSSSGQGGGNSSAPYTPGATRSPTLVARENELYRRLLQTDVSSNNNVSDTSSDSVKPSLFPEKSAPLPDVATTLKMPQFSSRPQPTSPIPASMLDKGAAHSFGRVLSVWQPCHAIVERGAVLALLSLPVAEHYLRQTQLLPSSEPLKPQPLLIPLALTLGDKEKLGIGNHKELLNHFGIDLSLERNRLQVHGVPLPLRQQNLQQLLPALLRYLGENEAVDKQMLTHWLASKLISENTQWTQAHAIQLLADLERLCPELIANPPANMLQPINLQPALEALQGE; encoded by the coding sequence ATGCCGATTCAGGTTTTGCCACCACAGTTAGCAAACCAAATTGCCGCTGGAGAAGTTGTAGAGCGGCCGGCATCCGTGGTGAAAGAGCTGGTGGAAAACAGCCTGGATGCCGGAGCAACTCGCATTGATATCGATATTGAGAAAGGTGGCGCTAAGCTTATTCGCATCCGTGATAATGGCTGTGGAATTAACAAAGATGAGCTTGCTTTGGCATTGGCTCGTCATGCAACCAGCAAAATTGCCACCCTTGACGATCTGGAAGCGATTATCAGCCTCGGATTTCGTGGAGAAGCGCTGGCCAGTATCAGCTCCGTTTCTCGTTTAACTCTGACTTCCCGTACCGTAGAGCAAAATGAAGCCTGGCAAGCCTATGCGGAAGGTCGGGATATGGACGTTACGCTTAAACCAGCTGCTCATCCGGTTGGGACTACGCTGGAAGTTCTCGACCTGTTTTATAACACTCCCGCACGTCGCAAATTCTTACGTACTGAAAAAACAGAATTCACCCATATTGACGAAGTGATCCGTCGTATTGCTCTGGCACGTTTTGATGTCAGCATTAATCTGCAACACAATGGCAAAATGATTCGTCAGTATCGGGCAATAAAAGAGAATGAGCCTCGTGAGCGCAGGTTAGGCAGCATTTGTGGTACCCAGTTTTTACAGCATGCGCTGGCTATTTCATGGCAGCATGGTGACCTGAAAATCGATGGATGGGTTGTCGATCCGGTCGGTGCCCGGGCGCTGACCGATATGCAGTATTGTTATGTTAATGGTCGCATGATGCGCGATCGTTTATTAAATCACGCTATACGTCAGGCATATCAGACCCAACTGGCAGAAGATCAATCTCCGGCTTATGTCTTATATCTGGAAGTTGACCCGCATCAGGTGGATGTTAATGTGCATCCGGCTAAGCATGAGGTCAGATTCCATCAATCCCGGCTGGTGCATGATTTTATCTATCAGGCAGTGGTCACTGTATTACAGCAATCTGGTGCTCCGGCATTGCCACTTAGCGATAATTCAGCCGACGAAATTAACTGGCAGCCTGAAAATCGCTCATCTGCCGGGGAAAATCGTTTTAATCGTCCGGCAGACAGCAATACTTCGCAGAATGAAACCAAACGTCCGGCGACGGATAAGTCATCTTCAGGGCAGGGTGGTGGCAATAGTTCCGCGCCTTATACACCAGGAGCAACACGTTCACCGACGCTGGTCGCTCGCGAAAATGAGCTTTATCGTCGACTGTTGCAAACTGATGTTAGTTCCAATAATAACGTATCAGACACTTCATCTGATTCGGTTAAACCATCTCTGTTTCCGGAAAAAAGTGCACCATTACCGGATGTGGCAACCACGCTAAAAATGCCGCAGTTTTCTTCTCGCCCACAGCCAACATCGCCGATTCCTGCATCCATGCTGGATAAAGGTGCAGCCCATAGTTTTGGGCGAGTGCTGTCAGTATGGCAACCTTGCCATGCCATTGTAGAGCGGGGTGCTGTATTGGCTCTATTATCACTACCGGTGGCGGAGCACTATTTACGACAGACTCAATTATTACCGTCGTCCGAACCGCTTAAGCCACAACCACTGTTGATTCCACTGGCATTAACATTGGGTGATAAAGAGAAACTGGGAATTGGCAATCACAAAGAATTACTGAATCATTTTGGTATTGATCTCTCCCTTGAACGTAATCGCCTGCAGGTTCACGGTGTGCCTTTGCCATTACGCCAGCAGAATTTACAGCAGCTGTTGCCTGCACTGTTACGCTATCTGGGGGAAAATGAGGCGGTAGATAAGCAAATGTTAACACACTGGCTGGCGAGCAAGCTCATCAGTGAAAATACTCAGTGGACTCAAGCCCATGCGATACAGTTATTGGCAGATTTGGAGCGATTGTGTCCGGAACTGATTGCTAATCCTCCCGCTAATATGCTGCAACCGATTAACCTGCAGCCAGCCCTGGAGGCTCTACAGGGTGAATAG
- a CDS encoding adenylosuccinate synthase: MGKNVVVLGTQWGDEGKGKVVDLLTERAKYVVRYQGGHNAGHTLVINGEKTVLHLIPSGILRENVISVIGNGVVLSPEALMKEMRELEDRGIPVRERLLLSGACPLILPYHVALDVAREKARGSKAIGTTGRGIGPAYEDKAARRALRVSDLFNKETFAAKLKEVVEYHNFQLVNYYKVDAVDYQTVLDDVMAVADILTSMVVDVSDLLDNARKKGELMMFEGAQGTLLDIDHGSFPYVTSSNTTAGGVATGSGLGPRYVDYVLGIVKAYSTRVGAGPFPTELFDDVGEFLCQKGNEFGATTGRRRRTGWLDAIAVRRAVLLNSLSGFCMTKLDVLDGLKEVKICVGYRMPDGRVVETTPLDADAWEGIEPVYESMPGWSETTFGVKEFDKLPQAARNYIKRVEELTGVPVDIVSTGPDRTETMILRDPFDA, from the coding sequence ATGGGCAAAAACGTCGTCGTACTGGGCACTCAATGGGGTGACGAAGGTAAGGGTAAGGTCGTTGACCTGCTGACTGAACGGGCTAAGTATGTTGTACGCTATCAGGGCGGACACAATGCGGGCCATACTCTGGTTATCAACGGTGAAAAAACCGTTCTTCATTTGATTCCTTCCGGTATTCTTCGCGAAAACGTTATCAGCGTAATTGGTAACGGTGTGGTGTTATCTCCAGAAGCTTTAATGAAAGAGATGCGTGAATTGGAAGATCGCGGCATTCCTGTGCGTGAGCGTCTGCTCCTGTCAGGTGCTTGTCCGCTGATCCTGCCTTATCATGTGGCTCTCGATGTAGCTCGTGAGAAAGCACGCGGTTCAAAAGCGATTGGCACCACAGGACGTGGTATCGGACCTGCTTATGAAGATAAAGCTGCTCGTCGTGCTCTGCGCGTCAGCGACTTATTTAACAAAGAGACGTTCGCGGCTAAGCTGAAAGAAGTGGTGGAATATCACAACTTCCAATTAGTGAATTACTACAAAGTTGACGCTGTTGATTATCAAACCGTTCTGGATGATGTCATGGCGGTTGCAGATATTTTAACCTCAATGGTGGTTGATGTATCTGATCTGCTGGACAACGCGCGCAAGAAAGGCGAGTTGATGATGTTTGAAGGGGCTCAGGGTACACTGCTGGATATTGACCACGGTTCATTCCCGTATGTTACCTCTTCGAATACTACCGCTGGTGGTGTTGCTACGGGTTCTGGCTTAGGTCCTCGTTATGTTGATTATGTATTAGGTATTGTAAAAGCCTATTCAACTCGCGTTGGTGCAGGTCCATTCCCGACAGAACTGTTTGATGATGTAGGTGAATTCCTTTGCCAGAAAGGCAATGAATTTGGCGCAACTACGGGTCGTCGTCGTCGTACTGGCTGGTTAGATGCTATCGCCGTTCGTCGTGCGGTACTGCTTAACTCGCTTTCTGGTTTCTGTATGACCAAACTGGACGTGCTGGATGGCCTGAAAGAAGTCAAAATCTGTGTTGGTTATCGTATGCCAGATGGTCGGGTTGTTGAAACTACGCCTCTGGATGCTGACGCCTGGGAAGGTATCGAACCAGTATATGAGAGCATGCCTGGCTGGTCTGAAACCACCTTTGGTGTTAAAGAGTTTGATAAACTGCCTCAGGCTGCGCGTAACTATATTAAGCGCGTTGAGGAGTTAACCGGTGTACCTGTAGATATCGTTTCTACCGGTCCTGACCGTACTGAAACAATGATTCTACGTGACCCATTTGACGCGTAA
- the amiB gene encoding N-acetylmuramoyl-L-alanine amidase AmiB — protein sequence MKNIWIGLLSLVWLAIAWPAGAASLIDVQVNNSASQAKVTLAFDSQPIYAYSSQKNPARVLIDVRQSGRAVQGLPLKFSGQNIVNRISSGTPKDNNSIQLVFELKQNATVKASSSKQGAQYLVVFTIQAEKQAVPKTAATNTTNKTTTAKTSTTKTNQSKTSGNSTGRNPFSGDATAPQDDVIVKTESRPARVRNSNGEKIVIAIDAGHGGKDSGAVGLNGLQEKTVTLSVARKLKALLDNDPDYKAVLTRDGDYFISVMGRSDVARNKNAHLLVSIHADAAPNRNATGASVWVLSNRRANTELGRWLEQHEKQSELLGGAGDVLANSEDNPYLSQAVLDLQFGHSQRVGYDVAVKVLSEMRRIGSLHKRSPEHASLGVLRSPDIPSLLVETGFISNTGEERLLGSADFQNKLAQAIYKGIRSYFQAHPLDSATPPKKTSAIQKSKVPAEQTKALAGNGNRDSKGKTSVHVVKRGETLSQIAVSYGSSTKMLTELNSLKKESVWVGQRLKVPATAPITNQVTVSASKKETKSVKKTTDIRKHKVVQGDTLSGISSRYGVSIAELKQNNKMMSDEVRLGQVLTISSS from the coding sequence ATGAAAAACATCTGGATTGGATTGCTCTCTCTGGTGTGGTTAGCGATTGCCTGGCCAGCCGGAGCGGCATCTTTAATTGATGTGCAGGTTAATAATAGTGCTTCACAGGCGAAAGTAACACTGGCGTTTGATAGCCAGCCGATATATGCCTATTCCAGCCAGAAAAACCCGGCGCGAGTGCTGATCGATGTGCGCCAAAGTGGACGTGCTGTTCAGGGATTACCGCTGAAATTTAGCGGCCAAAACATAGTTAATCGTATTAGCTCCGGTACCCCAAAAGATAACAACAGTATTCAGTTGGTTTTTGAACTGAAACAAAATGCCACAGTAAAAGCCAGCTCCAGTAAGCAAGGGGCTCAATATCTGGTGGTATTCACTATTCAGGCTGAAAAACAGGCGGTACCAAAAACAGCCGCCACCAATACTACTAATAAGACGACTACAGCTAAAACCTCTACGACTAAAACCAACCAGTCTAAAACTTCAGGTAACAGCACGGGGCGTAATCCTTTCTCGGGCGATGCAACTGCACCGCAAGATGATGTGATTGTCAAAACCGAAAGCCGTCCAGCTCGGGTTAGAAATAGTAATGGCGAAAAGATTGTGATCGCTATTGATGCAGGCCACGGTGGAAAAGATTCTGGTGCGGTTGGCTTAAATGGGTTGCAGGAAAAGACTGTTACGCTCTCCGTTGCCCGTAAGCTAAAAGCACTTTTGGATAACGATCCTGACTATAAAGCGGTATTAACCCGCGATGGTGACTACTTTATCTCTGTGATGGGGCGTTCAGACGTTGCCCGTAATAAAAATGCCCATTTATTGGTTTCCATTCATGCTGATGCTGCACCTAATCGTAATGCGACAGGGGCCTCTGTTTGGGTATTGTCTAATCGTCGGGCCAATACTGAGTTAGGACGTTGGTTGGAGCAGCATGAAAAGCAGTCAGAATTACTGGGTGGTGCAGGGGATGTGCTGGCAAACAGCGAAGACAATCCTTATTTGAGCCAGGCGGTGCTGGATTTGCAATTTGGTCATTCCCAGCGTGTAGGGTATGACGTAGCGGTGAAAGTACTGTCTGAGATGAGACGTATTGGGTCGTTACATAAACGCAGTCCGGAACACGCTAGCTTAGGGGTATTGCGTTCACCAGATATTCCTTCTTTGCTGGTAGAAACCGGGTTTATTTCCAATACTGGTGAAGAGCGTTTATTGGGTAGTGCAGATTTCCAGAATAAGCTGGCGCAGGCTATCTATAAAGGTATTCGCAGCTATTTTCAGGCTCACCCACTAGATTCTGCCACTCCGCCGAAAAAGACCAGTGCTATCCAAAAAAGTAAGGTTCCAGCTGAGCAGACCAAAGCGCTGGCCGGCAATGGAAATAGGGATAGTAAGGGTAAAACATCAGTTCATGTGGTTAAACGCGGTGAAACCCTATCGCAAATTGCAGTAAGCTATGGTTCAAGCACGAAAATGCTGACCGAACTAAATTCATTGAAAAAAGAGAGTGTTTGGGTTGGTCAGCGCTTGAAAGTGCCTGCAACGGCCCCCATAACTAATCAGGTAACGGTTTCCGCAAGTAAAAAAGAGACTAAATCTGTAAAAAAGACGACTGATATCCGTAAACATAAGGTAGTACAGGGTGATACTCTGTCCGGCATCAGTAGTCGATATGGCGTTAGCATCGCAGAATTAAAGCAGAATAATAAAATGATGTCAGATGAAGTGCGTTTAGGGCAGGTTCTGACTATATCAAGTTCATAA
- the nsrR gene encoding nitric oxide-sensing transcriptional repressor NsrR — MQLTSFTDYGLRALIYMASLPEGELTNITEVTEVYGVSRNHMVKIINQLSRVGLVDAVRGKNGGIRLGKAAEDIRIGDVVRAMEPLALVNCSPQFCHITPSCRLKIVLDNAVKAFLHELDSHTLADMVVDNTGLQTLLFMEHPAISVNK; from the coding sequence GTGCAATTAACCAGTTTTACCGATTATGGCTTGAGGGCCTTAATATATATGGCGTCGTTACCAGAGGGGGAGTTGACCAATATTACTGAGGTCACCGAAGTCTATGGAGTTTCGCGTAACCATATGGTGAAGATTATTAATCAGTTGAGTCGTGTCGGCCTGGTGGACGCCGTGCGCGGGAAAAATGGTGGTATTCGTTTAGGTAAGGCCGCAGAAGATATCCGAATTGGTGATGTGGTTCGAGCCATGGAGCCGCTGGCTCTGGTTAACTGCAGTCCGCAGTTCTGCCATATCACCCCTTCCTGCCGTTTAAAGATAGTATTGGATAATGCGGTAAAGGCTTTTTTACACGAACTCGATAGTCATACTCTTGCTGATATGGTGGTTGATAATACTGGACTTCAAACACTGCTGTTTATGGAGCATCCTGCCATATCGGTCAATAAATAA
- the hfq gene encoding RNA chaperone Hfq has protein sequence MAKGQSLQDPFLNALRRERVPVSIYLVNGIKLQGQIESFDQFVILLKNTVSQMVYKHAISTVVPSRPVSHHSNAPTGSVGNYQGGMQSQQEDDVSE, from the coding sequence ATGGCTAAGGGGCAATCTTTACAAGACCCGTTTTTAAACGCACTGCGGCGTGAACGTGTTCCAGTTTCTATTTATCTGGTAAACGGTATTAAGTTACAAGGCCAAATCGAATCTTTCGATCAATTCGTTATCCTGTTGAAAAATACGGTTAGCCAAATGGTATATAAGCACGCTATCTCTACGGTAGTACCTTCTCGTCCGGTTTCGCATCATAGCAATGCGCCAACTGGAAGTGTGGGTAATTACCAGGGTGGTATGCAGTCACAACAGGAAGATGATGTATCTGAATAA